A region of the Desulfobulbaceae bacterium genome:
CTCGGTATGGGCGGCGGGTAAATACCTGGGAGCCTCCACAACCTTTGTCCGCGCCACCGGTTTTATTGAGCGATTCTTCGCTGCCGAGCGGTTGGCTGGCCTGGAGTATTTTGTCAAGACCGCGCCCAAGATCGACTGGCAGTGGCTGTTCGTCGTGGGCATCTTCCTCGGCGCTTTGGTGGCCTCCCTCACCGATGGTTCTTTCCGCTGGCAAGCCCTGCCGGACATGTGGGAGCAGCGCTTCGGCCCCAGCCACGGCAAACGCGCGACGGTCGCATTTGCCGGCGGCGTCGTGGCCATGTTTGGCGCCCGGCTTGCGGACGGGTGTCCGAGCGGGCACGGGCTGAGCGGTTCGCTCCAGCTGGCGGTAAGCGGTTTTGTAGCTTTGGGCTGTTTTTTCCTAGGCGGCATCCTCATGGCCCGGATCCTTTACGGGGGGAGGAACGAACGATGAAAGAACTTGCCTATGGGCTCATCACCGGCATTCTCTTTGGGTTTCTTCTCCAGAAAGGGCGGGTGCTGCGCTACGACCGGCAGATCGGCGCGCTCCGCCTGCTCGACATGACTATCGTGAAGTTTATGCTCACCACCGTGCTGGTGGCCATGGTGGGCACCTATCTCCTTGTGGACCTGGGGCTCGCCAAACTCTCCATCAAAGAAACCGTGCTGGGCGGCAACATCATCGGCGGGCTTTGCTTCGGTCTCGGCTGGGGCCTGCTTGGCTACTGTCCGGGAACCTCGGCAGGCGCCCTTGCTGAAGGCCGCTGGGATGCCGCGTGGGGAATTGCCGGGATGCTCGCGGGGGCCGGGCTCTACGCCGAGGCCTATCCGCTCATGAAACAGACAGTGCTCACCTGGGGCGATTTCGGCAAAATAACCATCCCCCAGGCCCTGGGCGTGAACCACTGGCTGGTCATCGTCCCCCTGGTGCTGGGCGGGGTCGCCCTGCTCCGCTGGTTCGAACGGCGGGGGTTGTAAGGACAAAGCATGAGCCGTTTCCGCTTTGCCCTCGGCAGCAAATTGGATCTCTTCAGAAGAGGTTGAAGTCCCGAAGGGTTTGAATGCGGCTTTCATGCGCACCGGTGATTCCAGGTTGCAACCCTCCGCGTGCGCAACAGAAAACGTTCCGCACCCATGCTACTGGCCGTGCCGAAGACGGCACGGCACTTGGCCGGCACAACTCAGTGTAGGCGTTATTAAAATACTAACCAGCATGGCTGGACCATATTGGCCAGCCTCAGCGAACCATGAGAGTTGGTCATTTCAGCTCTCCGACCGTCAGAGGCGTCGACCGACTTTCATATAAAGGAAGTCTATTATGCGAAGTATGATCTGGATGGGCTGGTTTCTGCTTCTTGCCGGCTGTGCCATAGGTGTGAACAATCAAAAAGTAGGAGGAGTGCAGGTCGAGTCCCGGGAGCTCAACGATCTCGAACAACTTGGGCGGATGCTATTCTTCGATACAGCGCTGTCAGATCCGGAAGGACAGTCCTGCGACACCTGCCATGATCCGGACGTCGGCTGGACCGGTCCACGCTCCGACATCAACCAGGGCGGTTCGGTCTATCCCGGAGCAGTCCACAGCCGTTTCGGCAACCGCAAGCCACCGAGCGCCGCCTACGCCACCCCCAAGCCCTGTGCTGTATTACGACACGGACGAAGAGCTTTTCATTGGAGGCACTTTTTGGGATGGACGGGCCACTGGATGGCTGATGGGCGAACCGGTAGCGGAACAGGCACAGAGACCGTTTCTGAACCCCGTGGAGCACAACCTTCCCGACCCGGCGACGGTCGTCAGCAAGGTGTGTATCGGGGCCTACAGTGATCAGTTCAAAGGGTATTTCGGCAACGCCATTTGCGAAGACGTGGTCAATGCCTACAACGCTATCGGCCAGGCCCTGCTGGCCTACGAAAAATCCGCCGAAGTCAATGCGTTCAGCTCTAGGTACGATTACTACCTGCGCGGTCCGCAGAAATATCCCCTCAACAAACAGGAACTGAAGGGGTTACAGCTTTTTGCGGATAAAGAACGGGCCAAGTGTTCCGAATGCCACCCCAGCG
Encoded here:
- a CDS encoding YeeE/YedE family protein, producing MRPTDEGVPLNPYLAGALAGLVSIGSVWAAGKYLGASTTFVRATGFIERFFAAERLAGLEYFVKTAPKIDWQWLFVVGIFLGALVASLTDGSFRWQALPDMWEQRFGPSHGKRATVAFAGGVVAMFGARLADGCPSGHGLSGSLQLAVSGFVALGCFFLGGILMARILYGGRNER
- a CDS encoding YeeE/YedE family protein produces the protein MKELAYGLITGILFGFLLQKGRVLRYDRQIGALRLLDMTIVKFMLTTVLVAMVGTYLLVDLGLAKLSIKETVLGGNIIGGLCFGLGWGLLGYCPGTSAGALAEGRWDAAWGIAGMLAGAGLYAEAYPLMKQTVLTWGDFGKITIPQALGVNHWLVIVPLVLGGVALLRWFERRGL